The segment ACAGCTTGCGACTTGGATCGCAAAGCTGTAGATTTTTGTGTTGAAGCATTTAATGCGATTCCAGTTTACTCGGATCGCAACCCCGAAAACATAAAAATAGACCGCGAATTTGACATAATTTGGTGCGGTTCTTTACTAACTCATTTAGATTCAAAATATTGGTCAGGATTTTTAAAGTTTTTTTACGAGCATTTAACTGTAGGAGGAATTTTAGTTTTTTCAGTACATGGTCGTTATGTTGCTGACTGCTTCAAGAGCGGTCATAATTATGGGCTGCCAGCGCATAAAGTGACTGCGATACTCAATGAGTATCAGCATCAAGGCTTTGGGTATCAAGATTATGATGGCGCTTCAAACTATGGTATTTCGATATCTTCCCCAGTTTGGGTAAACTCGCAGTTAGAAGCAATACCCAATCTGCGGAAACTCTTATATTTAGAAAAAGGATGGGACTATCACCACGATATTGTTGCTTGCGAGCGAATATCAGGTTAGATATTTTGACTTCCCGAAAGAGCCAGAAAATGCTTGTCAGGATGCTCTGGCTAGCCTAGTCTCTAATATTAGTTGTTAATTCGACATCTCACTGTAGATACTGTCTTGACATAGGGAGACAGTATCTACAGCCATCTAAATATTTCAAATCTGACTCTGAACTTTCACTTAACAGCAACCGCCGCCGTTATAATGCCAAGTCGAATCAGTAATTAAAACCTGATCCGGCATCAATCCCCCCAAATTTCCCGCCGTTTTATCGCACACCGCCGCCGGAACGCCCCGCTGCAAAACGTGACCAGCATCATCATCAAACCACTCTTGAGACCCTGCATAAATCGCCGTCTTGCCCGTGAAAATGCAAGCGCCATCGGGGGGAGTGTCCACTTTGAAAGACACTGTATCAAGGCTTTCTAACAGCAAATCCGCATCCAATTTGTAATTGTGTTTGTCCAACAGCCGGTAAGGACGGCGCGCCCGGACTTCCACTTGTCCGAAGCCAACATCTACAAGGTGTTGAACGTATTCTGCGTAGGTTAGAGCCCCCGACAAACATAACGCCCGCAAGCGTTGGTCGTCTTTCAAAT is part of the Microcoleus sp. bin38.metabat.b11b12b14.051 genome and harbors:
- a CDS encoding class I SAM-dependent methyltransferase; the encoded protein is MQELKNLLEQQPTNIIKRISPDDVMYVPNGDAHYYGVGYSALKSVRLAMLAASKSHSNTILDFPCGHGRVLRTLKAAFPNAQITACDLDRKAVDFCVEAFNAIPVYSDRNPENIKIDREFDIIWCGSLLTHLDSKYWSGFLKFFYEHLTVGGILVFSVHGRYVADCFKSGHNYGLPAHKVTAILNEYQHQGFGYQDYDGASNYGISISSPVWVNSQLEAIPNLRKLLYLEKGWDYHHDIVACERISG